GCCGCAATTGTCTACGTATCAAGGTGGGCATGGACCAGCATGGACAATGATGCAAACTAAGGCGTCGAGttccccctccccctggTTATGCTATTAAAGTTCTTAATCTTCCTAACTACATTGAAAGACCATATGAGACGCTGTATAATCTAAAAGGACGAAGATCAACTAATATCACGCATAATGACATAGCCGGATTGAGGAGCtatgatttctttttccggCACCCTCCAGACTCTCAACCAAAATACCCCAAAAAACCTCGAGAATCACACACGCCCCGGATTCGAGATCAAAATGCGGGTGATGTAATTACATTCTGAAATCGGCAGACGTGTTTTCGTGGCTCAATGGCACTGCCAGCCCGAcaaattattttcagcaaCATTGGATGTATGTAGCTACCGTAAAAGGTTTCACAAGGCGATTGAACGCTCAATTGCATGTTATCGCAATCGCGACTGCCCGGTTTCTctcaattgcatttattCTCTAAATTTTTTAGCGAACTCACAAATCAATTGGTTTAACTGTACTGGCTGTAATTAACGGAAAGGTATAAACACGGTAcagtcagcagcaggagatGCTACTGCTGTAACCACAGCGGCAGGCGGCAGTGGTAGTTACATCCGTAACACGCCCCGGCTTTTGGTGTCTAAACAATCACGAGTCGGGACCCGTAGCTAAGTTTCGAAACTATTCTTTCCCACTTTACCTTTTTTGTTACGAAttaaaactgaaaaaaacaaatactggtactggaaaaataaaataaaaagtctATACATAAACtgaaaaaccaaaaaaagtgATGTCTTATTTTGTTGCTGCCGAAAGGAGCAAAGGTACGGTATTGTAAGTCGTATCATCTGGCCCACAGTCAATTACCCCTAGCACTTCAGTTAAACCAGCGGATCCCGGATATCATCTTATTAGTTAAAATCCGCTATTGTAGTGGTGGATATAGTTCGTCGGTCGTCCGAATCGTAGAAGCATTATCTCATTAACGCATGTTCCCGATCTCGCCCCACGTTGCCGAACCTGACATTCTCAATTGACAATACTTTCTTTTACAATGTGGTGCGGTGTGCATGTTAGGCTCAGTGGATCACGAATCACCTTTTCATCACAGACCTCCTCTATATTAACCGATCCTTGCTGTGAGCTTATTATGCATGAAATCTGACCGGGATGCACGTGGATCAGAAGGCTCAACACGCACCTGGCTCGATACGCGAGAACCACCCAGTTATTGCCAGAGTCCAAGCGAACACTGTGTCGGGGGGTCTCAACTACGAAATGAGTACAAGTCTTGTTCCAGTTGCTCTCTTGCGCATATAATAAATGATCGTAATGAGACTAGTTCTGATGCGCCATTGTCAAGGTCGCAAAGATTAGTTGGTGGCATCAATTTcaggaaaaaagaaactatGAACAAGGGGGTAACAGTAATTATTGGCTACCATTGTCGAAATTTGCGGAGGATCAGCCTAGATCAGCACCACAGCCAAAAATCATAGATCGCAATAATCACAATATGATCTCCTCATGACGTAAAACTAGCAATTGTGTTCTAGATGAAATATGACATTTGCTACCGTACTGAATTGTTTATTTCGCTATTATTGGAATTGCATTCAATAGCTGATAATTAGCACATGTCGGTGCAGGTTGACGGAATTGAGCGATCCAGATATTGCGGATGGAAGACATTTCGGAGTTCGGAGCAGAGGATTCATGGTTTTTGATAGTCAGGTCAAAGCCGACATGTGCATCTGCGGCCAGTAGCCACTTCAACCTCCAAGTTTAGTCGTTTGCGTCGTTAACTCGGGTCTACTCTGCCTTGTGGAATGTTGCGACGCCTGTAAGAGTTTTGCTCGAGCTATAGGTTAATAGGCTCCGCAGCAGTGGTAGCCATTCTAAGACCTACACATTGTCACATGCATGTAATAATTTCAACAGATTACCTCACACATGAGTTTCTAGGAAGCTCAAACAGCTAAATCGTGACCTCAGAATTATAAGCTTGGAATCACTGTGGGCTAAATAATTCCCCCTTGTTTGCATCGAATAACCTTTAGTTCGCAGATTAAATCGCCGTTTACTCGGATACAAGTAGACAGGTTATAGAGACTGTTTTTGACGGGTTTATCTCCTGATCTGGCCATATAATAATACACTTTCTGGCGTTGCATCCTGCTGCAGTGCTCCGCATGTCAAAACGTAACGTTCTAGTAGCGTTGATAATATAGTACTGGCTTCACTTGATCATTATAATAGCCGATCTCACGGGGGCTTTCTCGGCGAAGTACCATATCTGCAATTACACGATCGGTcatatttaatattatatacCCGTAGTATTCAACAACTCCCCAATAGAATTATTTGTTGGGTAGCGGTAGGGTATGCAATGGATGCCGTAGGTATCAAGACAATTGATCACTGTTAATTAATTCtcaaatattattaacCGATTTTAAATATAATGGTAAGTGGCATAATAGTAGTGCTAACTAGCTTGACCCCTTCAATATTTGGTACCTTTCATAGTCGATGCCGCCATGACAGGTGAGTGGTCTATTGTGTAACGTCGACCCCTGCAGCTCCACACGCCTCCAAGTATGGAATGTTTTAGTTGCTTAAGTTACCTGTAGATCTGGCTTTGCATTTTCACCCGCAACAAGGCTTGGCTCCTGAATTGCCACTTGTCCCCACTGCATTGTAATGCTTCCGTACATCTCTGAGTATCATGCCGTCTCAGGTTCGGCTGAGCCCCCTCTCAATTCTTGCAACCGCAGACGTCTGCCCATGTTTGCTGGACGCCAGATTAACTGGCGTGGATTGCTGGCATTATACGCCTTGCTGCCGTCAGTAAGCTGCCCAGAGAGTAAGTACGTCAATTAACATTTAATCGGGGCGTACACACCTATAACCAAATACGCCTCCAGACCTTCCCCCCTGCTCTTAGGAGGATGTATGATATTTTCCACTAGCAGGGGAGAGAATAGTGTGTCGGGGAATTAGAGAATCATGTGCCTGTTCGCATCCTCTATTTTCACAGCCTGTTAACCTATCTTCATGCGTCAGCATGAACTTTTCTCAGTATCCTAAATGTGATACCATAGTTTAGCTATAATGTTACAAACAGTATATCTATATAATTATTACGTAGTGCGATGTTATTTGGTCCTATGGCCAGATTAAAATATGATATATCTTCACCATTGAGGTCAGCATGGTCCTTTTATCAAGGCATGATACATGTTACTATATCTTTCTAGCCATTCTGGTGTTTCTTGTTCCGATAGCTCTGGCAAGATCTCCAACAAATGATTATGCGCCAGCATATGTAGCGTGTCCAGACCGACCCCTGGTCAGGTCAGCAGAGGTAAGACCAACGAGCACAGGTCGTCACTGTTCGAGATTCTAACGTTTAGTCGGGACAAGATGTCCGAGAGCGTCTGTATATAGAATCGAGGAAACCAAAGGTACAAGAAGCATTGAGGATATTCTTTGAAACGATAAATATACCTGGCATGGACTATACCAGATTAACAAAAGATGGCAGCATTCCGGTTATAGGCATCGCTTTCTCTGGAGGAGGCTATCGCTCACTTTtaactggtgctggtgctctAGCAGCTATTGACGGCCGCCAGCACGATACCAGTTGCTTACAGGGATTGCTCTCCACTAATCTTGACCTAGACagagaagacgatgaagacgacgaaggTGAAGACATAAGCATGGCATATGTTCCGAACAATGACAAGGAACCTCATAAAGCAGCACAGGATGAGATCGCTCCAACGAAAGCAAGAGGGCTGGAAGGAATACTCCAGGCTGTTTCATATGTGTCAGGCCTTTCCGGAGGTAGCTGGCTTATCGGATCGTTTCTACTGAATAACATGGTCTCTGTCTTCCACCTCGCAGCATGTTCATCTCTTTGGGATTTTCAAATGAACCTTGCCATTGGTGATCACCTAGATATGAGACAACTGATCCTGTCTGACTTCAATTTCTCCTCAGTGGATGACCTTTATCCAAGCAGGAAACGGCCTCAAGGAATGGCATATCATTACAAAACTGAAACAGTCAGAAGAACAGCTGAGGCCCAGCAATTCGTTGAGTATCATGAGCGCATTATGGAGGAGGTATCAAAAAAGCGACAAGCAGGATTTGCTATTTCTCTCACTGATTACTGGGCCAGAGCGCTATCTAGAAAACTGTTGGACATAAGAGGCGATCCTGGTATTACTTGGAGCGATATTACGACAACCGGTACATTTATCAAGCATGAAGCGCCGTTtccaattgcaattgcaCTTGTGCATGATCCCCGATTAGCTATTCATAGTAGTCATTCCACTATCATTGAGTTTACTCCATATGAATTTGGAAGTTGGGATCGTAAAGTCGGCGCCTTTTCAGACATTCAATATTTGGGTACTGATATGATAGACTGGGAACCTGTCAACGATAAATGCGTTCGTGGATATGATAACGCCAGTTTTATAATGGCGACTTCTTCATCGCTCTTCAATGACCTATTATTACTCGCTATTCGACATACAAATGGATTGTCTCAAAAGGTCTTGAGCAAGTTCAGAAAATTACTTGATGGCATTCCTGGGCCATTGTATAACAGAGAATACGCTTTGTATAAGAATCCCTTTTATAGCCCTCCAAAGCCATTGTCCCATCTAACTCACACATCTGCAAATGTAAATATCAACGGTGAAATGAAAGACcagaaaaatcaacaaataGAATTGACAGAAAAGTCTAGCGACCGTGCTGCATTTAATAGGGAGACTCTTAACAAATACAGCGAGAGTTTCAATAACCCGTTCAAAAATTCAAAGCTGCTCCTTCTGGGAGACGGGGGTCAGGATGGCCAGAACTTGCCATTGGACCCGTTGTTAAGGCCAGAAAGAAAGCTCGATATCATTTTCGCGATTGATGCCAGTTCGGACGTTCATAACTATCCAAATGGAACAGCACTTCGCCGTCCTGTTGGTAGGTATCACTCTCAAGATGATTATATGAGAGTTCCATATCCTGAAATCCCGCCAGAAGAGGTACTGGTGGAGCTTAATCCCAATAATGAACCCAAGTTTTTTGGCTGTAGTTTGGATAGCTATCCCACTTGGGATCCTCAGTCTGAGACTCTACCACCATTGATTGTGTATGTCCCTAATCGGCAGTATACATTTAATTCCAATACTTCGACAACTAAATTGACTTATTCTCGCCAGGAGTCATTTGCAATGGTTGAAAATGGATATTACCTCATGAGCAATCCCTTTGCAAAGAATTGGCCAAAGTGTGTCGGATGTGCCATAGTCTCCAGAGGGATGTATAGGAACGGTATTGAGCCTCCTTCATATTGTGAAAAATGCTTCCGAAAATATTGCATAAATTAAGTTTAACCCATAGTTTTCGTATGTATCAATTCAAAAAGCATGAGCCTCCAGCGGTTAGATCTGAGCCCACCGCAATAACCTCGTTTTTTTAAGGCTTGACTCGAGATTCAGGCAATATGCTGTTATTTCACTctacaaataaatagtcaTGCTatacaaaataaatcaaaagaGCAATCTTCTTTGAGTTTCTGATTTTTCAGATCCATTGGGACGACCATATCGTTTATCCGCCAAATAAACCTATATTTCGGTTAGTATAGTTCGATGGCGTCTATAGGGTAGAACTTACCCTAGCTCCAGACCAACCCCATCTGAATCCTAGCTCATGGGCAAAGATCTCTCCAAATCCTAGCATCAAGCCATTGATGAATGGTAAAAACAGATTAATTGCAGAAGTTTCTAATATAGACCAGATGGAGTTTGCTTTGTTTCTTAAAACTACCGTTGTTGAAAGATCTGGTGTTGAGCCAGTCTCGGTGTCTGATTCACTTTCTGTAGTAGCTGTGGTATTATCATCTCCCACAATTATCCGCTCTCTAGTAATCACTTCCTCGGAAACGATTTCTAGTTTTACGTCTTGGGGCTGATTTACTGCTTCACCCAAGTCTTCCATTTTGAACTAGCTATTTGTCGAATGTCGTTCAGTTCGACTCAGGAAGATATGCATATGGATGGTGAGATATGATGGGTCAAACATGTATGCTTTTAAG
This is a stretch of genomic DNA from Sugiyamaella lignohabitans strain CBS 10342 chromosome C, complete sequence. It encodes these proteins:
- the MIM1 gene encoding Mim1p (Mitochondrial protein required for outer membrane protein import; cooperates with Tom70p to import the subset of proteins with multiple alpha-helical transmembrane segments, including Ugo1p, Tom20p, and others; present in a complex with Mim2p in the outer membrane that may create a local environment to facilitate membrane insertion of substrate proteins; also has a role in assembly of Tom20p into the TOM complex; GO_component: GO:0016021 - integral component of membrane [Evidence IEA]; GO_component: GO:0031307 - integral component of mitochondrial outer membrane [Evidence IDA] [PMID 15608614]; GO_component: GO:0016020 - membrane [Evidence IEA]; GO_component: GO:0005741 - mitochondrial outer membrane [Evidence IEA,IEA,IEA]; GO_component: GO:0005741 - mitochondrial outer membrane [Evidence IDA] [PMID 15326197]; GO_component: GO:0005739 - mitochondrion [Evidence IEA]; GO_function: GO:0003674 - molecular_function [Evidence ND]; GO_process: GO:0070096 - mitochondrial outer membrane translocase complex assembly [Evidence IMP] [PMID 15608614]; GO_process: GO:0070096 - mitochondrial outer membrane translocase complex assembly [Evidence IMP] [PMID 17974559]; GO_process: GO:0045040 - protein import into mitochondrial outer membrane [Evidence IMP] [PMID 21825073]; GO_process: GO:0045040 - protein import into mitochondrial outer membrane [Evidence IMP] [PMID 21825074]; GO_process: GO:0015031 - protein transport [Evidence IEA]; GO_process: GO:0006810 - transport [Evidence IEA]), whose translation is MEDLGEAVNQPQDVKLEIVSEEVITRERIIVGDDNTTATTESESDTETGSTPDLSTTVVLRNKANSIWSILETSAINLFLPFINGLMLGFGEIFAHELGFRWGWSGARVSSTL
- the PLB2 gene encoding Plb2p (Phospholipase B (lysophospholipase) involved in lipid metabolism; displays transacylase activity in vitro; overproduction confers resistance to lysophosphatidylcholine; GO_component: GO:0031225 - anchored component of membrane [Evidence IEA]; GO_component: GO:0005618 - cell wall [Evidence IEA,IEA]; GO_component: GO:0005576 - extracellular region [Evidence IEA]; GO_component: GO:0005576 - extracellular region [Evidence IDA] [PMID 10497163]; GO_component: GO:0009277 - fungal-type cell wall [Evidence IDA] [PMID 10383953]; GO_component: GO:0009277 - fungal-type cell wall [Evidence IDA] [PMID 15781460]; GO_component: GO:0016020 - membrane [Evidence IEA,IEA]; GO_function: GO:0016787 - hydrolase activity [Evidence IEA]; GO_function: GO:0004622 - lysophospholipase activity [Evidence IEA]; GO_function: GO:0004622 - lysophospholipase activity [Evidence IDA,IMP,ISS] [PMID 10497163]; GO_function: GO:0004620 - phospholipase activity [Evidence IEA]; GO_process: GO:0006650 - glycerophospholipid metabolic process [Evidence IDA,IGI,IMP] [PMID 10497163]; GO_process: GO:0016042 - lipid catabolic process [Evidence IEA]; GO_process: GO:0006629 - lipid metabolic process [Evidence IEA]; GO_process: GO:0008152 - metabolic process [Evidence IEA]; GO_process: GO:0009395 - phospholipid catabolic process [Evidence IEA]), giving the protein MDYTRLTKDGSIPVIGIAFSGGGYRSLLTGAGALAAIDGRQHDTSCLQGLLSTNLDLDREDDEDDEGEDISMAYVPNNDKEPHKAAQDEIAPTKARGLEGILQAVSYVSGLSGGSWLIGSFLLNNMVSVFHLAACSSLWDFQMNLAIGDHLDMRQLILSDFNFSSVDDLYPSRKRPQGMAYHYKTETVRRTAEAQQFVEYHERIMEEVSKKRQAGFAISLTDYWARALSRKLLDIRGDPGITWSDITTTGTFIKHEAPFPIAIALVHDPRLAIHSSHSTIIEFTPYEFGSWDRKVGAFSDIQYLGTDMIDWEPVNDKCVRGYDNASFIMATSSSLFNDLLLLAIRHTNGLSQKVLSKFRKLLDGIPGPLYNREYALYKNPFYSPPKPLSHLTHTSANVNINGEMKDQKNQQIELTEKSSDRAAFNRETLNKYSESFNNPFKNSKLLLLGDGGQDGQNLPLDPLLRPERKLDIIFAIDASSDVHNYPNGTALRRPVGRYHSQDDYMRVPYPEIPPEEVLVELNPNNEPKFFGCSLDSYPTWDPQSETLPPLIVYVPNRQYTFNSNTSTTKLTYSRQESFAMVENGYYLMSNPFAKNWPKCVGCAIVSRGMYRNGIEPPSYCEKCFRKYCIN